The nucleotide sequence GTGACGGCCGATTTTTGCTGCTTTAACTCGTGCTGCACGGCCTCGGCAAAACTGAGTACGAAGGCCTTGGTAGCGGCGTACACTGCCTGGCAGGGGCTAGGTGAGAAGGAAGCAATGGAACCGACTTGCAGAATACGGCCTGAGTTGCGCTCCACCATGTCGCGCAAATACAGCTTGGTTAGGTGCACGAGAGAAGTGGCATTGACTTGAATCATGTCGAGCTCGGTCTGCATTGCGGTGTCAGTGAAATAACCAGTTTCGCCGAAGCCCGCATCATTAACCAGCGCGTCAATGGTCAGGCCGCGCTGCGTGGTGGCAGCGTACAGTCGCTCGGCCGTATCGGGGCGGCTAAGGTCGAAGGGCAGCAATACCACGTCGACGCCTTGGAACTCCTGGTGAATCAGGCGGGCTGCCTCCTGCAATTCGTCGTGGTGGCGGGCTACCAGCACCACGCGGTAATCGTCGCGCGCAAAACAGCGGGCCAACTCGAAGCCGATGCCACTGGATGCGCCAGTAATCAGGGCGGTTTGGTCGTTCATAGCTAAAAAGGATTAGAGTGGATGGGATAAGAGTAATATACTGATAAACAGATGATTTATCGAGAAATAGCCAAGGAATAATGGCGGGTAGAAGCCTTGATGCTACGGTTGCTAGGTGGCATTTACTGAGTGTCTGATGTGTCTGCTATTTTGCCGCCGATGAGGCGTACAAGTGGCTGCTAGCACGCAAGCCTAAACCAAGTGCTAGAATAGATGAACAGTTGCCGAAAAAGAGTGCGCCTTAGATAAAAACCCAGCATAACGAGCTTTCTACACACAGTCTCCATGCTCTAGCAGGCTACTAGTAGCCCTATCATTCATTCCGACGCAGGAGGAATTCGAATCAAGCCATTCAACGAATGCACTCAAATTCCTCCTGTGTCGGAATGACAGCATTCTATTGGGTGGCTTCTTGGGCCCCGAGAAACCCAGTAGCTACTCTGAAAACGAGGCCTTATCGTCGGTTGACTGACGCTATAGCGGAATTTTCGTAAGAAGCAGCGAAACCAATCGGCTTCTTATGCCTACGTATTACATCGGCTGCTCTGGCTTTTCCTACCGCGACTGGAAGGGCATCTTGTACCCCGACGGCTTGCCACCGCGCAAGTGGTTTGCCTACTACTGCACCCAGTTCAACACGCTGGAAGTGAACGTGACCTTCTACCGCATGCCAGAGCTGAAGGTGTTTGAAACGTGGTACACGCAAAGTCCCGCCGACTTCCGGTTTGCGGTGAAAGCGCCGCGCATCGTGACGCACTACAAGAAGTTCAACGCCGAAGCAGGCCCCGTACTGGCCGATTTCTACGGCGTAGTGCAAGAGGGCTTGCGCGAGAAACTCGGGCCCATTTTGTTTCAGCTGCCACCCAAAGCGGCGTACACCAAAGAACTGCTCGGCCGCATTCTGGAGCACCTCGACCCGAGCTTCCACAACGTGCTGGAGTTTCGGCACCCTAGCTGGTGGGAAGGCGAGATTATGCGGGAACTAGGACAGCACGGCATCAGCTTCGTGGGGCAGAGCTACCCCGCGGCCCTGCCCGACGAGGTAGTTGTCAACACGCCCCAGGTGTACTACCGCTTTCACGGCGTGCCCGAACTCTACACCTCCCTGTACAGCGAAGACTTCCTGAAGCGCGTGGCCCACGACCTAGAGGTGGAGCCCCGCGTGCAGGAAGCCTTCGTGTATTTCAACAACGGTATTGGCGGGGCTGGGGTAGTGAATGCCCGGCAGCTACAGCAATTGCTAGGGGCGCAGCCACCCCTGGAGTAGTGCGAGGTGAGCGTCGCCAAGGCGTTACTCCCCGCCGTATTTGCTTTTGCCTCCGCCCCCGGCATCCATGCGCACTATGCGCGGTGTAAACGAACCTAGCACATCCACCAAGTCGCGCTGATGGGCCATTACCTGATGAATGTCCTTGTAGGCCATCGGCGCTTCATCGAGGCCACCCCCAATCAGCTCGATGCCTTTGTCGCGCAGGTGGCGGCGAAGGTCGCCCTCCGAAATGTTCTTCTTGGCCTCCGTTCGGGACATGCGGCGCCCAGCACCGTGCGACGCCGACTGAATGGAATCCTGCTCACCTCGGCCGCGCACAATGAAACCCGGTGCCGTCATGGAGCCTGGAATAACGCCGAGCACGCCTTTTCCGGCTGGGGTGGCGCCTTTGCGATGCACAACGGCTTCGCGGCCATCAGGCAAGGTTTCTTTCCAGGCGAAATTGTGGTGATTTTCCACCTTAGCCACCGGTTTCTCACCTAGCGCTAAGCTCAGGCGGCGATGAATGTCGTGGTGGCAGGCTGAGGCGTAGTCGCCGGCCAGGTTCATGGCCCGCCAGTACTCCTGGCCTTCTTGGGAGTCGAGGTCCAGCCAGGCCAGGTAGCGTGCTTCGGGGGGGAGGGGGCACTTGCTCATGGCTATTTTGGTGTAGTGCTGCGCAATGGCCGCCCCCAGTCCCCGCGACCCGCTGTGCGAAAGCAAGCCCAAGTACTTGCCAACCGGTACATTCAAGTCGTTTTCCTCGGTGGTGATGTCCACGATGCCCCACTCCACAAAGTGGTTGCCGGAACCCGACGAGCCCAGCTGGTTGATGGCCGCTTCGCGTTTGCCCCGCACCACGGCAATTTCTTTGAACTCGGGCCGGTCTAGTATAGGGTCCTGGGCAGGGTTCTTGAACACTTCCTTGGCTCCGAAGCGGGTGTGGTTGTGCAGCAGCTTTTTCAACTCCTGCGTACGTTGCTCTAGATAGTGCGCCGGCAAGTCGAACACCGACAAGGCCATGCGGCACCCGATATCCATGCCCACGCCGTAGGGAATTACGGCATTGTCAACGGCCAGTACGCCCCCAATGGGCAGGCCGTAGCCTTGGTGGGCATCGGGCATAAGGGCGCCATCCAGCGTGACGGGCAGCTTCATGGCCGTATCCATCTGCTTGCGGGCACCGTCTTCAATGTAGGCTTCGCCGTAGCGGCGGTAGTCTTTTATTTCCGGGTTAAGCTCGGTGCTGCGGCTGGGGTCGGGCACAAACTCTTTGGCCAGTTCCCGCCACAGTGAGTCGCGCAGGTAGGCGTAGGGGTCTTCCTTGATTTTTTGCAGGGTAGCAAGGGCACTGCCTTTGTCCAGCTTTTTGAGTTGCCGGTCTTCCAGAATGTCCAATGCCAGGTTGATGGCGCGGCCTTCGGGGTAGCCGATCTTGCGCAGGTCGTTGCCGCGCAGCTTGGTGGTTGCCATAAAGAGAGGAATAGGTGGGCTAGAGTGTAGCGCTACTTCTCGGCCTTAGGTTATGGTGGAGCTACCACAACTGGTTGCCTTTTTCCCAAGCAGTAAGTGCCGGGAGGGGCAAGACCACTGCCAGTTTAAGTACCAACGAGCCGCCAGATAAACGTTTCTACATCCCTTGCTACCCACTAGGCGGGCTGCATCAGGTGCACTTCACGGCAAGCCAGGCGGCTGCCGCCACCAAGGCCACCGACGCCAAGCGTAGTAGCAGGAAGACCCAAGCAGGCAGTTCTGGTTTTCTGGGGGCCTCAGACATAATGCAGCGCAGTTGGTTGGCTGGGTTGTACGCAGTTGCGTAGAAACCAGGCAGGAAATAGCCTCCAACAAACCGACCTAAGGCTAATGCGGATAGAACCCTCATTCCGCTGCCAGCGTTAGGAGTAAGCACCTTTCCAGTGCTCTGTTCCACCTTTCCTTACCTTGTAGTATGTGCGGCCGCTATACCACCCTTGCTCCCAAACCAGTACTTGAAAAGCGCTTTGACGCTTCGTTTAAGGCAGATGCCGACCCCAACTACAACGCGGCACCGTCGCAGCGCCTGCCCGTCATTCTCAACACCGAGCCCGGCCAGATTCAGCTACTGCAATGGGGCCTGATTCCAGGCTGGGTGAAGGACCTGAAAGCGGCGCCCAAACCTATCAACGCCCGCGCCGAAACCCTGCCCGAAAAGCCGTCGTTTCGGCAGCTGCTCCAGCGCCGCCGTTGCCTCGTGCCCGCCGACAGTTTTTATGAGTGGCAGGTGACGGCTCAAGGCAAAGTGCCGCACCGCATTCTGCTGCGCAACGAGGAGCCGTTTGCCTTTGCGGGCCTGTGGGACGAATGGCTGGACAAAGCTACCGGCGAGGTACGCCCCACGTTCACCATCATCACCACCGACCCCAACGAGCTGATGGCGCCCATTCATAACCGCATGCCCGTGATGCTGCAAGGCCGGGAAGCCGAGTTGGCTTGGCTGGACGACACCGTGAGCTTAGCGGACCATCAGGCGCTGCTACACCCGTACCCCGCCGACCTAATGCGGGCCTACGCCGTCACGACGCGCGTCAACTCGCCGGCGCACAACGACGCCAGCGTGTTGGAAGCCGCCTAGGCGTTCTGCGCGAAGGCAGGGTGCCGCAATTACTAGCTTCACTTCGCGGCACTCGTTGAACCGATTCTGCTCGTAAATGAGAAGCCCCGACTGGAAATATTTCCGGCCGGGGCTTCTCATTTATGAACACGTATGCTTTATTCCACTTTGCTCAGCTTTGGCTTCGGAGCCGCTGCGTTGGCATCGGGCGTCGATACGTCGGAGGCTTCGCCTTCGCTTTCGTTGTTGTCGTCGTCTTGGCTTTGGATGCGGGCAATAGCTACTACGGCTACGGCTGCAATACCAGCAATGCCTAGGATAAGCTGCGTGGAAGTGAAACGCTGAGCAGCTTTGCGTAGCAGGGTGCCGCCATGTTTCAAGAGGTCGTCGATGCGCTCATGGTCGCCTTGGAAAATAACGTGATACGCGCTTTCCAGGGTCCGAGAAATATCTTCGGGTGCAATTGGGTCGATCTTTTTTTGTAGCTGTTCCATTTGGGGCGTTGTGGTAGCGGTTGTACGAGTGTGCACTGCAAGTGGCTAGGCCACTGGAGGGCGTTTACGCAAAAACTTCGCTCCGGGCTGCCTTGGTATCGGGTTTTTTGAGATATAACGGAAAGAAAACCTCCAGTCAAGGGCGTTGGCCAAGAGCAAGTTCAACAGTACTGTACCCTCTGAAACCTCACGCAAAAGCGCGTAGTCGCCGTTCGTGCTGGGCCTCAAGCTCGGCCCTAACAGTTGGCTATTCTACTACCACCAGCCGCGAGCTAACGCGCTGTCCTTCCTGCACGTGGCAATGATAAGAACCTGGGGCCAAGCGGGCGGCATCGAGCGGTACCTGGCGTAGGCCGCGGGGCAGAGGCCGGTCTAGGAGGCGGGCCACTTCTCGGCCTAGCGCATCGTAGAGCAAGATCTGCACGTGCCCGCCCTCGCAGGCAAACTCCACTGTGGCCCGGTCCCGGACAGGGTTGGGGTACACACTGAAACTGGTTACGTTGGTTTCGGGGGCAGAGGCTGTGCCATTCACCACCGAAGGCCGAATGATGGGTACGTGCGGAAACGGGCTGTTGGTGGAAGGAAGCAGCTGGTTCAGGGTGGCTTGCGGCACCATAAACCAGTCTTTTAGAATGTTGGCATAGATGGCTCGGAAGTCGAACTGCATGGGAACCTGGTCGTTGATGCCCGCTGTAGCGGGTAGCACCGGATTTGTGCCGTGCAGAACCGGGTTGACGCTCGTGCCAAACACAATAAGGGGGGCTGCCGCACCATGGTCGGTGCCCTTAGAGGAGTTGGCTTTGATGCGGCGTCCAAACTCCGAGAACGTCATGCCTACCACCCGATCCTGCACGTTCAGGCGACGCAAATCATCCTGGAATGCCTCCAAGGCCTGCGAGATTCTGCCGAGCAGGGTGGCGTGCGTGCCCGTAGTGGTGCTACCAGTAGTAGGTACTTGGTTGGAGTGCGTATCGAAGCCGCCCAAGTTGCAGACGTAGATGCGGGTTTGTAGGCCACCTGCCACCAGCTGCGCCACAATCTTGAGCTGATCGGACAAAGAGTTTTGACCGGCCGCCGGATAGAGGGGCGAGAGGTTGGTGGCGCGCCGAGCCGCCGCCTGAATAGCGGTGGTATAAACCTGCGTCTGGGCAATAACTTGCCGGATAAAGGTTAGCTCGTGGCCGGCGGGCGTGTTGGGTGCGGCATCTACGCCCCCCGAAAGCAGCTGGTAGAACGAGGTGGTGCTGGCAATGGCCATGCCCATGTTCACGCTGGGTCCCTGCACACAATTGCTTACCACCGACCCAATGCTGATAGCCAGCGGGTCAGGAGTGGCAGAGCTGGGGTAGCCGGTAGGATAATTGGTGTACTCGGTGTTGAGGTAGCGCCCGGCCCAGCCCGAAGTGATGGTCACGTTGGAATCCGAAGCCGAAGTCCAGATGTCGGTGGCCCGGAAGTGCGAGTAGTTGGCATTCGGATACCCCACACTTTGCACTACCCCAATCTTGCCATCATCAAACAGGTTCTTAACGCCTGCCATAGCCGGATGAATGCCGGTGGTGGCGCTTAAGGGCAACACCTGGTTTTGTGGAATAGCAATGTCGGCCCGGGCGTTCATCAGGGCCGAATATTGATCGGTGGGAATAATCATGTTCAGCCCGTCGTTGCCGCCGTTCAGCTGAATCAGCACCAACACCCGGTCGGTTTGCGTGGCCCCACCCGTTATGTCAAAGAGCTCGGGCGAAAACCCATAGGCTCCGATGGGCAAACCGCCGAGCAGCGTCGGCAACACGGTAGCAGCGGCCGTCGTCTGGAGGAAATGTCTGCGTTTCATACTGCGTCTGGTAACTGGGTGAGGGAAAAACTGAGCGAAGAATTTGACCAAGAAGCTGGATCGGGGTTCAGCCGCTTGGTTGCTCTTCAGCTAAGATGATATTCAGCCAGCCCCATCATGGTGCGTAGCAACGAACGAAGCTTGCTTTCAACGGCCGCTCGGCGGGTGGCATTGGTG is from Hymenobacter tibetensis and encodes:
- a CDS encoding SDR family NAD(P)-dependent oxidoreductase is translated as MNDQTALITGASSGIGFELARCFARDDYRVVLVARHHDELQEAARLIHQEFQGVDVVLLPFDLSRPDTAERLYAATTQRGLTIDALVNDAGFGETGYFTDTAMQTELDMIQVNATSLVHLTKLYLRDMVERNSGRILQVGSIASFSPSPCQAVYAATKAFVLSFAEAVQHELKQQKSAVTMTILCPPPTATNFFHVAHAENTRAASHTVSARDVAEEGYDALMDGAARSLPTLGAKVNFFSSLLLPDSVLATLMNTQLHPVGK
- a CDS encoding DUF1501 domain-containing protein, which translates into the protein MKRRHFLQTTAAATVLPTLLGGLPIGAYGFSPELFDITGGATQTDRVLVLIQLNGGNDGLNMIIPTDQYSALMNARADIAIPQNQVLPLSATTGIHPAMAGVKNLFDDGKIGVVQSVGYPNANYSHFRATDIWTSASDSNVTITSGWAGRYLNTEYTNYPTGYPSSATPDPLAISIGSVVSNCVQGPSVNMGMAIASTTSFYQLLSGGVDAAPNTPAGHELTFIRQVIAQTQVYTTAIQAAARRATNLSPLYPAAGQNSLSDQLKIVAQLVAGGLQTRIYVCNLGGFDTHSNQVPTTGSTTTGTHATLLGRISQALEAFQDDLRRLNVQDRVVGMTFSEFGRRIKANSSKGTDHGAAAPLIVFGTSVNPVLHGTNPVLPATAGINDQVPMQFDFRAIYANILKDWFMVPQATLNQLLPSTNSPFPHVPIIRPSVVNGTASAPETNVTSFSVYPNPVRDRATVEFACEGGHVQILLYDALGREVARLLDRPLPRGLRQVPLDAARLAPGSYHCHVQEGQRVSSRLVVVE
- a CDS encoding SOS response-associated peptidase; the protein is MCGRYTTLAPKPVLEKRFDASFKADADPNYNAAPSQRLPVILNTEPGQIQLLQWGLIPGWVKDLKAAPKPINARAETLPEKPSFRQLLQRRRCLVPADSFYEWQVTAQGKVPHRILLRNEEPFAFAGLWDEWLDKATGEVRPTFTIITTDPNELMAPIHNRMPVMLQGREAELAWLDDTVSLADHQALLHPYPADLMRAYAVTTRVNSPAHNDASVLEAA
- a CDS encoding DUF72 domain-containing protein; protein product: MPTYYIGCSGFSYRDWKGILYPDGLPPRKWFAYYCTQFNTLEVNVTFYRMPELKVFETWYTQSPADFRFAVKAPRIVTHYKKFNAEAGPVLADFYGVVQEGLREKLGPILFQLPPKAAYTKELLGRILEHLDPSFHNVLEFRHPSWWEGEIMRELGQHGISFVGQSYPAALPDEVVVNTPQVYYRFHGVPELYTSLYSEDFLKRVAHDLEVEPRVQEAFVYFNNGIGGAGVVNARQLQQLLGAQPPLE
- a CDS encoding RtcB family protein, which translates into the protein MATTKLRGNDLRKIGYPEGRAINLALDILEDRQLKKLDKGSALATLQKIKEDPYAYLRDSLWRELAKEFVPDPSRSTELNPEIKDYRRYGEAYIEDGARKQMDTAMKLPVTLDGALMPDAHQGYGLPIGGVLAVDNAVIPYGVGMDIGCRMALSVFDLPAHYLEQRTQELKKLLHNHTRFGAKEVFKNPAQDPILDRPEFKEIAVVRGKREAAINQLGSSGSGNHFVEWGIVDITTEENDLNVPVGKYLGLLSHSGSRGLGAAIAQHYTKIAMSKCPLPPEARYLAWLDLDSQEGQEYWRAMNLAGDYASACHHDIHRRLSLALGEKPVAKVENHHNFAWKETLPDGREAVVHRKGATPAGKGVLGVIPGSMTAPGFIVRGRGEQDSIQSASHGAGRRMSRTEAKKNISEGDLRRHLRDKGIELIGGGLDEAPMAYKDIHQVMAHQRDLVDVLGSFTPRIVRMDAGGGGKSKYGGE